In a single window of the Nitrospira defluvii genome:
- a CDS encoding glycosyltransferase family 4 protein — MNILIAESSMAVGGQELAVLLHAERLVKRGHRILLVLEPRSPIMAMARERGLPVEPFVMRQWRLPLSILAFRRLLARERPDIVHVNSSRDSWIAALATRLLRPRPKVIRTRHISAPLNKNATTHLLYRRLFDMVIVTGGERNRQDLIYRDGLSPERVAAFPIGLDVEEFSPAQPRHDLRAELGIPSGHLLVGMISYLRDYKGHRYLVDAVPLVLAEQQKVTFLIVGEGPEEQNIRAQIARLGLTASVRMLGFRDDLLDVFRSLNLFVIPTVEGDTIPQVLMQALAVGLPVVSTTTGSIADVIKDGESGFLVPPRDVAALAERIVRLLRDPSLREAMGSRGRRTVVQSYSIDRMVDELQRVYRQVLGLKGPVS; from the coding sequence GTGAACATTCTCATTGCAGAGTCCAGCATGGCGGTCGGCGGACAGGAGCTGGCCGTGCTGTTGCATGCCGAACGGTTGGTGAAGCGTGGCCATCGCATCCTCTTGGTGTTGGAGCCGCGCAGTCCGATCATGGCAATGGCTAGGGAGCGTGGGCTACCGGTCGAGCCGTTCGTGATGCGGCAATGGCGCCTGCCGCTGTCGATTCTCGCCTTCCGCCGGTTGCTGGCTCGGGAGCGCCCCGACATCGTCCACGTCAACAGCTCGCGCGACAGCTGGATCGCGGCCCTTGCCACCAGGCTGCTGCGTCCGCGTCCCAAGGTGATTCGCACGCGGCATATTTCCGCGCCGCTCAACAAGAATGCCACCACGCACCTGCTCTACCGGCGCCTCTTCGACATGGTGATCGTGACCGGCGGGGAGCGAAACCGGCAGGATCTCATTTATCGGGACGGCCTGTCGCCGGAGCGTGTTGCCGCGTTCCCCATCGGGCTCGATGTGGAAGAGTTCTCGCCGGCGCAGCCCCGGCACGATCTCCGGGCCGAACTCGGAATTCCATCCGGGCATCTGCTGGTCGGCATGATTTCCTACCTGCGCGACTACAAAGGCCATCGGTATCTCGTGGACGCGGTGCCGCTGGTGTTGGCGGAGCAGCAAAAGGTGACCTTTCTGATCGTGGGGGAAGGACCGGAAGAGCAGAACATCCGGGCACAGATCGCACGCTTGGGTCTGACGGCCTCGGTTCGAATGTTGGGATTCCGTGACGATCTCCTCGACGTGTTCCGCTCGTTGAACCTGTTCGTCATTCCTACGGTGGAGGGCGATACCATTCCCCAGGTGTTGATGCAGGCATTGGCGGTCGGTCTGCCGGTCGTGTCCACCACCACCGGATCGATTGCCGACGTGATCAAGGACGGTGAATCGGGTTTTCTCGTTCCGCCGCGGGATGTCGCCGCCTTGGCTGAACGGATTGTGCGCCTTCTGCGAGACCCATCACTCCGCGAGGCGATGGGGAGTCGTGGCCGCCGGACGGTGGTGCAGAGCTATTCCATCGACCGGATGGTGGATGAGTTGCAGCGGGTCTATCGACAGGTGCTTGGGCTGAAGGGGCCTGTGTCATGA
- the waaF gene encoding lipopolysaccharide heptosyltransferase II, which yields MRKEEIRRIVVRGPNWLGDAVMCEPALSQVRTLFPHAEITLLVKPAIADLLAHHPAVTRTLVYDDRGRHAGLTGKWTLAGVLRRHRFHLAILFQNAFEAALISFLAGIPRRFGYATDGRSLLLSDPVLVPPRRAQRHQVEYYWDLLKPLGGQGQAPAPRLFVTPEETALIAARLAEAGIGASDLVIGVNPGSTYGHAKRWLPERYAEVVNRVVKDVQGQTGGRVGVAIVGAKGEEPLGKGIADQIKTRTVVCSGQTTVRELMALVKRCQLFLTNDTGPMHVAAAFKVPLVAVFGPTDWQTTSPFGVEAQLVRQPVSCAPCLLRECPIDHRCMTGVTVEQVHAAASRHLPLAVPPPAERALILGAAPSPISLAGVTVFLDRDGTLNIDSGYLKSPDDLTVLPGVGAALARLKQAGARLIVVTNQSGLGRGYFTSKDLEAIHHKLRLVLAEDGVTLDGVYFCPHHPDDRCNCRKPARGMIDRALAELQVDLTRAYVIGDSARDVELARQVGAQGILVMTGPSGAEALADLTARDLSPDHVAEDLSRAVDWIVAHATRMPTADLSQ from the coding sequence ATGCGTAAGGAAGAGATTCGTCGTATCGTCGTTCGCGGGCCCAATTGGCTGGGCGATGCCGTCATGTGCGAGCCTGCGCTGAGCCAGGTGCGCACGCTGTTCCCGCACGCCGAAATCACGTTGCTCGTGAAGCCGGCTATTGCGGACTTGCTGGCGCACCATCCTGCGGTGACCCGGACGTTGGTGTATGACGATCGGGGCCGCCATGCGGGGTTGACCGGCAAATGGACCCTGGCCGGCGTGCTGCGTCGGCATCGCTTCCATCTCGCGATCCTGTTTCAAAATGCGTTCGAAGCGGCGCTGATCAGTTTTCTGGCGGGTATTCCGCGGCGATTCGGTTATGCGACGGACGGGCGCAGTCTCCTGTTGTCCGATCCGGTCCTGGTGCCGCCGCGCCGCGCGCAGCGTCATCAGGTCGAGTACTATTGGGATCTGCTCAAACCGCTGGGCGGGCAGGGCCAGGCCCCTGCTCCGCGGTTGTTTGTCACGCCGGAAGAAACCGCGTTGATCGCCGCGAGGCTCGCCGAGGCCGGCATCGGCGCCTCGGACCTCGTCATCGGGGTGAATCCCGGCTCGACCTATGGCCATGCCAAGCGGTGGCTGCCGGAGCGGTATGCCGAGGTGGTCAATCGAGTGGTGAAGGATGTCCAGGGCCAGACAGGGGGGCGGGTCGGTGTGGCGATTGTGGGGGCCAAGGGTGAGGAGCCGTTGGGCAAAGGCATTGCCGATCAGATCAAGACTCGTACGGTGGTCTGTTCGGGGCAGACGACGGTGCGGGAGCTGATGGCGCTGGTGAAGCGTTGTCAGTTGTTCCTGACCAACGATACGGGGCCCATGCATGTGGCGGCCGCCTTCAAGGTGCCGTTGGTGGCCGTCTTCGGACCGACCGATTGGCAGACGACCTCGCCGTTTGGTGTCGAAGCTCAATTGGTCAGGCAGCCGGTGTCTTGCGCACCCTGTCTGTTGAGGGAATGTCCCATCGACCATCGGTGCATGACCGGCGTGACAGTGGAGCAGGTCCACGCTGCGGCGTCCCGGCACCTGCCGCTTGCCGTTCCGCCTCCTGCCGAGCGGGCGCTGATCCTGGGCGCCGCTCCCTCGCCCATATCCTTGGCAGGGGTCACCGTGTTTTTGGATCGTGACGGCACGTTGAACATCGACAGCGGGTATCTCAAGTCGCCCGACGATCTGACTGTGTTGCCCGGAGTCGGTGCCGCCTTGGCCAGACTCAAACAGGCAGGGGCACGGTTGATCGTGGTGACCAATCAATCCGGGCTGGGTCGCGGGTACTTTACCTCCAAGGATCTGGAGGCCATCCATCACAAGTTGCGACTGGTCCTGGCGGAAGACGGCGTGACGCTGGACGGGGTGTATTTTTGTCCGCACCACCCGGACGATCGATGCAACTGTCGCAAGCCGGCGCGCGGCATGATCGACCGGGCCTTGGCCGAGTTGCAGGTCGATCTAACCCGCGCCTATGTCATCGGGGACAGTGCGCGCGATGTCGAACTCGCCAGGCAGGTCGGTGCGCAGGGCATCCTGGTGATGACCGGACCGTCCGGGGCGGAAGCCTTGGCCGACCTGACGGCACGGGACCTGTCTCCGGATCACGTGGCCGAAGACCTCTCGCGGGCGGTGGACTGGATCGTCGCCCATGCGACGCGTATGCCGACTGCCGACCTGTCGCAATGA
- a CDS encoding glycosyltransferase family 9 protein: MPGGRMTEPVRRILLIKPSSLGDIVHAMPTVAALRERFPQAEVTWLVKRQWAPLVQVIAGVDRVCAVDQGLVGWLGRVPELRAADFDLVIDLQGLLRSGAMARLTGCARRVGFANAREGSPLCYTQRVAVPAMPMHAVDRYLLVAEALGAARPATPRFAFTDRQEDRQAVDSLLLCAGINGSSPWVAMNVSARWETKRWPPQHFAEAADRLAERYGVPVVLMGGPAERQESLAVTGRMRTKAVDLTGQTPVGLLPGLLRRASLLLTNDSGPMHIAAAVETPVVALFGPTDPVRTGPYGRGHVVLSYPVECRPCLRRDCTRAVALECLTAVQPEQVVQAVMQQLRLVSQSGTA; the protein is encoded by the coding sequence ATGCCTGGTGGCCGAATGACCGAGCCTGTCCGCCGCATCCTGCTCATCAAACCCAGTTCGCTGGGCGACATCGTGCACGCGATGCCGACCGTGGCGGCGTTGCGCGAGCGATTTCCCCAAGCCGAGGTCACGTGGCTGGTCAAGCGGCAATGGGCGCCGCTGGTGCAGGTCATTGCCGGCGTCGATCGGGTCTGCGCGGTGGATCAAGGGCTGGTGGGCTGGTTGGGGCGGGTGCCGGAACTCCGTGCTGCCGACTTCGATCTGGTCATCGATCTACAAGGGCTGTTGAGAAGCGGGGCCATGGCCAGATTGACCGGCTGTGCCAGGCGCGTCGGGTTTGCCAATGCCCGTGAAGGCAGTCCGTTGTGTTACACCCAGCGGGTGGCGGTACCGGCCATGCCGATGCATGCCGTCGATCGGTATTTGCTCGTGGCTGAGGCATTGGGAGCGGCGCGTCCGGCCACGCCGAGGTTTGCGTTCACCGACCGGCAGGAGGACCGGCAGGCAGTGGACAGCCTGCTCCTGTGCGCCGGGATCAACGGCTCGTCCCCCTGGGTGGCGATGAATGTGTCCGCGCGATGGGAGACGAAACGCTGGCCGCCGCAACACTTTGCCGAAGCGGCGGATCGGCTTGCGGAGCGTTATGGTGTGCCGGTGGTTCTGATGGGAGGGCCGGCGGAGCGACAGGAATCCCTGGCGGTGACGGGGCGCATGCGCACGAAAGCGGTTGATCTGACGGGACAGACCCCTGTAGGCTTGCTGCCCGGTTTGCTGCGCCGGGCCAGCCTCTTGCTGACGAACGACTCCGGTCCGATGCATATCGCGGCGGCGGTGGAGACTCCGGTAGTGGCGCTCTTCGGCCCGACCGATCCGGTCAGAACAGGACCCTACGGCAGGGGGCATGTCGTGTTGTCATACCCCGTCGAGTGTAGACCCTGCTTGCGCCGGGATTGCACTCGTGCCGTGGCACTTGAATGTTTGACGGCCGTGCAACCCGAGCAGGTCGTGCAGGCGGTGATGCAACAACTCCGGTTGGTATCTCAGTCAGGAACGGCGTGA
- the lpxK gene encoding tetraacyldisaccharide 4'-kinase translates to MMMSAGMQSWFRWAGYPYALAGKIRVLCYERGWFRTQRLPRPVISVGNLTVGGTGKTPVVMYLVERLAAQGKRVGILSRGYRRRSTAPQLLVSDGQRILVGPEEAGDEPYLIARRCPQAVVAVGADRYALGRWVLSQLPVDCFVLDDGFQHVQLHRDVNLLLVDATDLDGLGAGLPVGRLREPLSAAARASGVLITRVQQPSDAEPVWRRLHAACPTLLPPVCVGFPAEEFRRVGTNERTLLSAFRGRSAVLFSGIGNATSFRALVAGLGVTVIDHLAFPDHVHYTHAMVETIRGRASAGGADMLVTTEKDADKVAPYLTDADVCWAVRLTTEIVSGQDRLEALLRLDSEKTTAGHA, encoded by the coding sequence ATGATGATGTCCGCAGGCATGCAGTCCTGGTTTCGATGGGCGGGGTATCCCTATGCGCTTGCCGGCAAGATTCGCGTGTTGTGTTACGAACGGGGTTGGTTTCGGACGCAGCGGTTGCCTCGCCCCGTCATCAGTGTCGGCAATCTCACGGTGGGCGGGACGGGAAAAACGCCGGTCGTCATGTACCTCGTCGAACGATTGGCGGCCCAAGGCAAACGCGTAGGCATTCTGAGCCGTGGCTATCGCCGTCGGAGCACGGCTCCGCAGCTGCTCGTCTCCGACGGACAGCGGATCCTTGTTGGTCCCGAGGAGGCGGGGGATGAACCGTATTTGATCGCTCGACGCTGTCCGCAGGCGGTGGTCGCGGTAGGCGCGGACCGGTATGCGCTGGGTCGGTGGGTGTTGAGCCAATTGCCGGTCGATTGTTTCGTGTTGGATGACGGTTTTCAACATGTGCAACTCCATCGCGATGTGAATCTGCTGCTGGTGGATGCGACGGATCTCGACGGACTCGGAGCCGGATTGCCGGTCGGGCGGTTACGGGAACCGCTCTCGGCAGCTGCGCGCGCCTCGGGGGTGCTGATCACCCGGGTGCAACAGCCATCGGATGCGGAACCGGTCTGGCGGCGATTGCATGCGGCCTGTCCGACACTGTTGCCTCCTGTCTGTGTGGGGTTTCCCGCAGAGGAATTCCGACGGGTCGGGACGAACGAGCGCACGTTACTCAGCGCCTTCCGCGGCCGGTCCGCCGTCCTCTTCAGCGGGATCGGCAATGCGACGTCGTTCCGCGCCCTAGTGGCCGGATTGGGCGTGACGGTGATCGACCACCTGGCATTTCCCGATCATGTGCACTATACCCATGCCATGGTGGAAACCATTCGTGGGAGGGCGAGCGCCGGAGGGGCCGACATGCTGGTGACGACGGAAAAGGATGCCGACAAGGTGGCGCCATATCTGACGGATGCGGATGTCTGCTGGGCCGTCAGGCTCACGACGGAGATTGTGTCGGGACAGGATCGCTTGGAGGCACTGTTGCGACTCGATAGCGAGAAGACGACGGCAGGCCATGCGTAA
- a CDS encoding 3-deoxy-D-manno-octulosonic acid transferase: MWYLLYNSLLLLVSPIILCVLLAKQRCRRGLPQRLGLRAITRHLDANGFSTCIWIHAVSLGEVVAVAPLVRELRRRYPDARLVVSTVTETGREAVEQRLEGVAEHRYAPLDFPWVVNQAIEELRPNLYVFVETELWPNLLRSLWQRQIPSVLVNGRLSTRSFERQRLPVIRGFYRTMLNMITRCLMQSERDAQRMIDLGADAARVNCTGNIKFDQPVPQAAAGGRVVSKEALGFTERVQLVVAGSTHPGEEEAIVTAYQSLCETFPDLRLVLAPRHIERAAQVEQMVVAKGLAVSRRSVGSSGAMTGTGPRVVVLDTRGELALLYREAVVAFVGGTLVPVGGHNLLEPAVWGKPVLFGPHTDHCAEVAALLLNAQGGRIVPDAAGLAQGLRELLSDPATVNRMGQAARQVVADNQGALQRSADIIAALLPARGPSTEGQRRQRSERSLGHSERR, from the coding sequence ATGTGGTACCTGCTCTATAACAGCCTCCTGCTGTTGGTTTCCCCGATCATTCTGTGCGTTCTATTGGCGAAACAGCGATGTCGTCGTGGCTTGCCGCAGCGCCTGGGGTTGCGTGCCATAACGCGGCATCTCGATGCGAACGGCTTCTCGACCTGTATCTGGATTCATGCGGTGTCCCTGGGCGAAGTGGTGGCGGTGGCTCCGCTCGTGCGTGAACTGCGCCGGCGGTATCCCGACGCCCGATTGGTGGTCTCGACCGTCACCGAAACCGGGCGTGAGGCGGTGGAGCAGCGGCTGGAAGGAGTGGCCGAACACCGTTACGCTCCGCTGGATTTTCCCTGGGTCGTCAATCAGGCGATCGAGGAACTCAGACCGAACCTGTATGTGTTCGTCGAAACCGAGCTCTGGCCGAATCTGCTTCGGAGCTTGTGGCAGCGTCAGATCCCCTCGGTACTGGTCAACGGGCGGCTCTCCACGCGGTCGTTCGAACGGCAACGCCTGCCCGTTATCCGGGGGTTCTATCGGACGATGTTGAATATGATTACCCGGTGCCTCATGCAGTCGGAGCGCGACGCGCAACGCATGATCGATCTGGGCGCCGACGCGGCGCGAGTCAATTGCACCGGCAACATCAAATTCGACCAGCCGGTTCCGCAGGCCGCCGCGGGAGGTAGGGTGGTCTCCAAGGAAGCCTTGGGGTTTACCGAACGGGTACAACTCGTCGTTGCGGGCAGCACTCATCCCGGGGAGGAAGAAGCGATCGTGACGGCCTATCAGTCCTTGTGTGAGACCTTCCCTGATCTGCGATTGGTGCTGGCGCCACGGCATATCGAGCGAGCGGCACAGGTCGAGCAGATGGTGGTCGCAAAGGGGCTTGCGGTGTCCCGCCGGAGTGTGGGGAGCAGCGGCGCGATGACCGGAACTGGGCCGCGCGTGGTGGTGTTGGATACACGCGGCGAGTTGGCCCTGCTGTATCGTGAGGCCGTGGTGGCGTTTGTCGGCGGGACGCTGGTCCCCGTGGGCGGGCACAATCTGCTGGAGCCGGCAGTGTGGGGTAAGCCGGTGCTGTTCGGTCCCCACACCGATCATTGCGCGGAAGTGGCGGCCCTCTTGTTGAATGCTCAGGGAGGTCGGATCGTGCCGGATGCAGCCGGACTTGCGCAGGGCCTGCGCGAATTGCTCAGCGATCCGGCAACCGTGAACCGGATGGGGCAGGCGGCGCGGCAGGTTGTGGCGGATAACCAGGGGGCGCTTCAGCGCAGCGCGGACATCATTGCTGCGTTGTTGCCGGCGCGAGGGCCCTCGACGGAGGGGCAGCGCCGACAGCGGTCGGAGCGCTCGCTCGGCCACTCCGAGAGACGATGA